One Peromyscus leucopus breed LL Stock chromosome 6, UCI_PerLeu_2.1, whole genome shotgun sequence genomic region harbors:
- the Ptgfrn gene encoding prostaglandin F2 receptor negative regulator yields the protein MGRPAPRPLLLALLSLAVCRGRVVRVPAGSLVRVVGTELVIPCNVSDYDGPSEQNFDWSFSSSGSSFVELASTWEVGFPAQLYQERLQRGDILLRRTANDAVELHIKNVQPSDQGRYKCSTPSTDATVQGNYEDTVQVKVLADALVVGPSSRPPPGLSLREGEPFELRCVASTTSPLHTHLALRWELHRGPVHRSIIALSHEGRFHPGPGYEQRYHSGDVRLDTVGSDAYRLSVARALSADQGSYRCVVSEWITEQGSWQEIQEKAVEVATVVIQPTALQLAVPRTVSVTEGKDLDLSCNITTDRVDDVRPEVTWYFRKTPDASLLASHMLARLDRDSLVHSSPHVALSHVDTRSYHLLVRDASKENSGYYLCLVALWAPGHNRSWHKVAEAMSAPSGVSVTWLEPEYQVYLNASKVPGFSDDPTELQCRVVDMKRVETGVRLTVSWYYRMNRRSDDVVASELLAVMDGDWTLRYGERSKQRAQGGEFIFSKEHTDTFSFRIQRTTEEDRGNYYCVVSAWTRQRNNSWVKSKDVFSKPVNIFWASEDSVLVVKARQPKPFFAAGNTFEMTCKVSSKNIKSPRYSVLITAEKPVGDLSSPNETKYIISLDQDSVVKLENWTDASRVDGVVLEKVQEDEFRYRMYQTQVSDAGLYRCVVTAWSPIGGSLWREAATSLSNPIEIDFQTSGPVFNASVHSDTPSVTRGDLIKLFCIVTLEGAVLDPDDMAFDVSWFAVHSFGLDKDPVLLSSLDRKGVVTTGQRDWKSTLSLERVSVLEFLLQVHGSEDQDFGNYYCSVTPWVRSPTGSWQREAEIHSRPIFITVKMDVLNAFKYPLLIGVGLSTVIGLLSCLIGYCSSHWCCKKEVRETRRERRRLMSMEMD from the exons CTGTTTGCCGTGGTCGTGTGGTGAGAGTCCCTGCGGGCAGCCTGGTTCGAGTGGTGGGCACCGAACTGGTGATCCCCTGTAACGTCAGCGACTACGATGGCCCCAGCGAGCAAAACTTTGACTGGAGCTTCTCGTCTTCGGGGAGCAGCTTCGTGGAGCTGgccagcacctgggaagtgggCTTCCCAGCCCAGCTGTACCAGGAGCGGCTGCAGCGGGGCGACATCCTGTTGAGGAGAACCGCCAATGATGCCGTGGAGCTGCACATAAAGAACGTCCAGCCCTCAGACCAGGGCCGCTACAAGTGCTCAACCCCGAGCACGGACGCCACCGTCCAGGGCAACTATGAGGACACGGTGCAGGTTAAAG tgcTGGCAGATGCCCTGGTGGTGGGCCCCAGCTCTCGGCCTCCTCCAGGCCTGAGCCTGCGTGAGGGGGAGCCTTTTGAGCTTCGCTGTGTCGCCTCTACCACGTCACCGTTGCACACTCACCTGGCACTTCGGTGGGAGCTACACCGTGGCCCAGTGCACCGCAGCATCATAGCCCTAAGCCACGAGGGCAGGTTTCACCCAGGCCCTGGCTATGAGCAGCGCTACCACAGTGGGGATGTACGCCTGGACACCGTGGGCAGCGACGCCTACCGCCTCTCTGTGGCCCGGGCgctctctgcagaccagggttCCTACAGGTGTGTGGTCAGCGAGTGGATCACAGAGCAAGGCAGCTGGCAAGAAATCCAGGAAAAAGCTGTGGAAGTGGCTACCGTGGTGATCCAGCCGACAG CGCTGCAGTTGGCTGTGCCCAGGACAGTGTCTGTGACTGAAGGAAAGGACCTGGACCTTTCTTGCAACATCACGACAGACCGGGTGGATGATGTCCGACCCGAGGTGACATGGTACTTCAGAAAGACACCCGATGCCTCCTTGcttgcctcccacatgctggctcGGCTGGACCGTGACTCCCTGGTACACAGTTCACCACACGTTGCTCTCAGCCATGTGGATACCCGCTCCTACCATCTACTGGTGCGAGATGCTAGCAAAGAAAACTCTGGGTACTACCTTTGCCTTGTGGCCCTCTGGGCTCCTGGACACAACAGGAGCTGGCACAAGGTGGCAGAGGCCATGTCTGCTCCGTCTGGTGTAAGCGTGACCTGGCTAG agccagaataccaggtcTACTTGAATGCGTCTAAGGTCCCTGGATTTTCAGATGACCCCACAGAACTGCAATGCCGGGTGGTGGACATGAAGCGCGTGGAGACTGGCGTCCGACTTACCGTGTCGTGGTACTACCGAATGAACCGTCGCAGTGACGATGTGGTGGCCAGTGAGCTTCTTGCAGTCATGGATGGGGACTGGACTCTGAGATACGGAGAGAGGAGCAAGCAGCGGGCCCAGGGTGGAGAGTTTATTTTTTCTAAGGAGCACACAGACACGTTCAGTTTCCGGATCCAAAGGACTACAGAGGAAGACAGGGGCAATTACTACTGTGTTGTGTCTGCCTGGACCAGGCAGAGAAACAACAGCTGGGTAAAAAGTAAGGACGTCTTCTCCAAGCCGGTCAACATATTCTGGGCCTCAGAAG ATTCTGTGCTCGTGGTAAAGGCGCGACAGCCAAAGCCCTTCTTTGCTGCGGGGAATACATTTGAGATGACTTGCAAAGTGTCTTCCAAGAATATTAAGTCACCACGCTACTCTGTTCTCATCACGGCTGAGAAACCTGTTGGGgacctctccagtcccaatgaAACCAAGTACATCATCTCCCTGGACCAGGATTCCGTGGTGAAGCTGGAGAACTGGACCGACGCCTCGCGGGTGGACGGCGTCGTGCTAGAGAAGGTCCAAGAGGATGAGTTTCGATACCGAATGTACCAGACTCAGGTCTCTGATGCAGGGCTCTACCGCTGCGTGGTGACAGCCTGGTCTCCCATTGGGGGTAGCTTGTGGCGAGAAGCAGCGACCAGTCTCTCCAATCCAATTGAGATTGACTTCCAAACCTCAG GTCCCGTATTTAATGCCTCTGTGCACTCAGACACGCCGTCAGTCACCCGGGGAGATCTCATCAAGTTGTTCTGTATTGTCACTCTGGAAGGAGCGGTGCTGGATCCAG ACGACATGGCCTTCGATGTATCCTGGTTTGCAGTACACTCCTTTGGCTTGGACAAGGATCCCGTCCTCCTATCCTCCCTGGACCGGAAGGGAGTCGTGACTACAGGCCAGAGGGACTGGAAGAGTACTCTCAGCCTGGAGCGAGTGAGCGTGCTGGAATTCCTGCTGCAAGTGCACGGCTCTGAGGACCAGGACTTTGGCAACTACTACTGTTCTGTGACTCCGTGGGTGAGGTCACCGACAGGTTCCTGGCAGAGGGAGGCCGAGATCCACTCCAGGCCCATCTTTATAACTGTGAAGATGGATG tgctgaatGCCTTCAAGTACCCGCTGCTGATCGGCGTGGGCCTGTCTACAGTCATCGGACTCCTGTCCTGCCTCATCGGGTACTGCAGTTCCCACTGGTGCTGTAAGAAGGAGGTGCGGGAGACGCGTCGGGAGCGCCGCAGGCTCATGTCCATGGAGATGGACTAA